The Rhodopseudomonas palustris genome window below encodes:
- the gltX gene encoding glutamate--tRNA ligase yields the protein MTRPVVTRFAPSPTGFLHIGGGRTALFNWLYARKHGGKMLLRIEDTDRQRSTQPAIDAILDGLKWLGIEWDGDTVYQFARAARHREVAEQLLAAGKAYRCYATAEELTAMRDKARAEGRSKLYDGSWRDRDPADAPPDMKPTIRLKAPLDGETVIEDQVQGRVVWQNENLDDLVLLRGDGTPTYMLAVVVDDHDMDVTHVIRGDDHLINAARQKQIYDAMGWELPVMAHIPLIHGPDGSKLSKRHGALGVDAYRAMGYLPTALRNYLVRLGWSHGDQEIFTTQEMIDAFDLPAIGRSAARFDFAKLESLNGHYIRQSDDQSLVTLLTDLLHYVPQGPAIAAKLTDTTRAQLVQAMPGLKERAKTLLELLDNAGFIFADRPLAIDAKGQAVLTPDIRALIGRLRTALEDVSPWTAATTEAAMRTFAEQAGLKLGAVAQPLRVALTGRTTSPGIFDVLAVLGREECLSRLADQAA from the coding sequence ATGACCCGACCTGTCGTCACCCGCTTCGCGCCCTCGCCCACCGGCTTCCTCCATATCGGAGGCGGTCGCACCGCTCTGTTCAACTGGCTGTACGCGCGCAAGCACGGCGGCAAGATGCTGCTGCGAATCGAAGACACCGATCGCCAGCGATCGACCCAGCCGGCGATCGACGCCATTCTCGACGGGCTGAAATGGCTCGGCATCGAATGGGACGGCGACACCGTCTACCAGTTCGCCCGGGCGGCGCGGCACCGCGAGGTCGCCGAGCAATTGCTGGCGGCCGGCAAGGCCTATCGCTGCTACGCGACCGCCGAGGAATTGACCGCGATGCGAGACAAGGCCCGCGCCGAGGGCCGCTCGAAACTCTACGACGGAAGCTGGCGCGACCGCGATCCGGCCGACGCGCCGCCGGACATGAAGCCGACGATCCGGCTCAAGGCGCCGCTCGATGGCGAGACCGTGATCGAGGATCAGGTTCAGGGCCGCGTGGTCTGGCAGAACGAAAATCTCGACGACTTGGTGCTGCTGCGCGGCGACGGCACGCCGACCTACATGCTCGCGGTGGTGGTCGACGATCACGACATGGACGTCACCCACGTCATCCGCGGCGACGACCATCTGATCAATGCCGCGCGGCAGAAGCAGATCTACGATGCGATGGGGTGGGAACTGCCGGTGATGGCGCACATCCCGCTGATCCACGGCCCGGACGGATCGAAGTTGTCGAAGCGCCACGGCGCGCTCGGCGTCGACGCCTATCGTGCAATGGGCTACCTGCCGACGGCGCTGCGCAACTACCTGGTGCGGCTCGGCTGGAGTCACGGCGATCAGGAAATATTCACCACGCAGGAGATGATCGACGCGTTCGACCTGCCGGCGATCGGGCGGTCCGCGGCGCGGTTCGATTTCGCCAAGCTGGAAAGCCTCAACGGTCACTACATCCGCCAGAGCGACGATCAATCTCTCGTGACCCTGCTCACGGATTTGCTGCACTACGTCCCGCAGGGACCCGCGATCGCCGCCAAGCTCACCGACACCACCCGTGCCCAGCTTGTCCAGGCGATGCCGGGGCTGAAAGAGCGCGCCAAGACGCTGCTCGAACTGCTCGACAATGCCGGCTTCATTTTCGCCGACCGTCCGCTCGCGATCGACGCCAAGGGCCAGGCCGTGCTGACGCCGGACATTCGCGCCCTGATCGGGCGTCTGCGCACCGCGCTGGAGGACGTCTCGCCATGGACCGCGGCGACCACCGAAGCGGCGATGCGGACCTTCGCGGAACAGGCCGGGCTCAAGCTCGGCGCGGTTGCGCAGCCGCTGCGTGTCGCGCTGACCGGCCGGACCACGTCACCGGGGATTTTCGACGTTCTGGCGGTGCTGGGGCGGGAGGAATGCCTGTCGCGCCTTGCCGATCAGGCGGCATAA
- a CDS encoding glutamine--tRNA ligase/YqeY domain fusion protein, whose translation MTTADAATGEAGRDFIRDIVQADLEAGRHRQVVTRFPPEPNGYLHIGHAKSIALNFGIAQEFGGRCNLRFDDTNPTREEQEYIDSIQADVRWLGFDWGEHMFFASDYFDRLYDWAELLIQNGDAYVDDQSQDEIREARGTLTEPGKNSPFRDRSVAENLDLFRRMKAGEFPNGARVLRAKIDMASGNINLRDPVLYRILHAHHPRTGDKWSIYPSYDYAHGQSDAIEGVTHSICTLEFEDHRPLYEWLLSKLPVPSQPKQYEFARLNITYTLLSKRVLTELVRGGHVAGWDDPRMPTMAGLKRRGVPPAAIREFVKRIGVAKANSVVDVGMLEFCIREELNRSSQRRMAVLRPLKVVIENYPEGQSEELDAINHPDDPAAGTRKISFGRELYIEQDDFMENPPKKFFRLSPGTEVRLRYAYFIKCRDVVKNDAGEIVELRCTYDPETRGGNAPDGRKVKATMHWLSAASSVPAEIRVYNQLFANPAPSAANFTADLNPQSLEVLTDARIEPAVAASDAAEPVQFERQGYFVRDKDSTADKPVFNRTIGLRDTFAKEVGGKT comes from the coding sequence ATGACCACGGCAGACGCAGCGACGGGCGAGGCAGGGCGCGACTTCATTCGCGACATCGTCCAGGCCGATCTCGAGGCCGGCCGGCACCGCCAGGTCGTGACCCGGTTCCCGCCGGAGCCGAACGGCTATCTGCACATCGGCCACGCCAAGTCGATCGCGCTGAATTTCGGCATCGCCCAGGAATTCGGCGGCCGCTGCAATCTGCGGTTCGACGACACCAACCCGACCAGGGAAGAGCAGGAATATATCGATTCGATTCAGGCCGACGTGCGCTGGCTCGGCTTCGACTGGGGCGAGCACATGTTCTTCGCCTCGGATTATTTCGATCGGCTCTACGATTGGGCCGAGCTGTTGATCCAGAACGGCGACGCCTATGTCGACGACCAGTCGCAGGACGAAATCCGCGAGGCGCGCGGCACGCTGACCGAGCCCGGCAAGAACAGCCCGTTCCGGGATCGCTCGGTCGCGGAGAATCTCGATCTGTTCCGGCGCATGAAGGCCGGCGAGTTTCCGAACGGCGCGCGCGTGCTGCGCGCCAAGATCGACATGGCGTCCGGCAACATCAATCTGCGCGACCCGGTGCTGTATCGCATCCTGCATGCGCATCATCCGCGCACCGGCGACAAATGGTCGATCTATCCGAGCTACGACTACGCCCACGGCCAGTCGGACGCGATCGAGGGCGTCACGCATTCGATCTGTACGCTGGAGTTCGAAGATCACCGGCCGCTGTACGAATGGCTGCTCTCCAAACTGCCGGTGCCGTCGCAGCCGAAACAGTACGAATTCGCGCGGCTCAACATCACTTACACGCTGCTGTCGAAACGTGTGCTGACCGAACTGGTGCGCGGCGGCCATGTCGCCGGCTGGGACGATCCGCGGATGCCGACGATGGCCGGCCTGAAGCGGCGCGGCGTGCCGCCGGCGGCGATCCGCGAATTCGTCAAGCGCATCGGCGTCGCCAAGGCCAACAGCGTGGTTGACGTCGGCATGCTGGAATTCTGCATCCGCGAGGAGCTGAACCGCAGCTCGCAGCGCCGGATGGCGGTGCTGCGGCCGCTGAAGGTGGTGATCGAGAACTATCCGGAAGGGCAGAGCGAAGAGCTCGACGCGATCAACCATCCCGACGATCCCGCCGCCGGCACCCGCAAGATCAGCTTCGGCCGCGAGCTCTATATCGAGCAGGACGACTTCATGGAGAACCCGCCGAAGAAATTCTTCCGGCTGTCTCCCGGCACCGAGGTGCGGTTGCGCTACGCGTATTTCATCAAGTGCCGCGACGTCGTGAAGAACGACGCCGGCGAGATCGTCGAGCTGCGCTGCACCTATGATCCCGAAACCCGCGGTGGCAACGCGCCGGACGGCCGCAAGGTCAAGGCGACAATGCACTGGCTGTCGGCGGCGTCCTCGGTGCCGGCGGAGATCCGGGTCTACAATCAGTTGTTCGCCAACCCGGCGCCGAGCGCTGCGAACTTCACCGCCGACCTCAATCCGCAGTCGCTCGAAGTGCTGACCGACGCCCGGATCGAGCCGGCGGTGGCGGCGAGCGACGCGGCCGAGCCGGTGCAGTTCGAGCGCCAGGGCTATTTCGTCCGCGACAAGGACTCGACTGCGGACAAGCCGGTGTTCAATCGTACCATCGGGCTGCGCGATACCTTCGCCAAGGAAGTCGGCGGTAAAACCTGA
- the gltA gene encoding citrate synthase produces the protein MDATTNNKTATLTVGNNSYELPILTGTVGPDVVDIGKLYAQTGMFTYDPGFTSTASCQSKITYIDGDAGVLEYRGYPIEQLAERGDFLETCYLLLYGELPTRAQKDDFDLRITRHTMVHEQMARFFQGFRRDAHPMAVMVGALAAFYHDSTDINDPKQRMIASMRMIAKIPTLAAMAYKYSIGQPFMYPKNSLSFAGNFLHMCFAVPCEEFKVNPVLSAALDKIFTLHADHEQNASTSTVRIAGSSGANPFACIAAGIACLWGPAHGGANEAALAMLKEIGSVDNIPEFITKVKDKNSSVRLMGFGHRVYKNYDPRAKIMQQVCHEVLAETGHHGDPLLKVAMELEKIALSDPYFIDRKLYPNVDFYSGITLKAMGFPTDMFTVLFAVARTVGWISQWSEMLEDPQQKIGRPRQLFTGHTRREYVGIDKRD, from the coding sequence ATGGACGCAACGACTAACAATAAGACAGCAACGCTCACGGTTGGAAACAACAGCTACGAACTTCCCATTCTGACCGGAACGGTGGGCCCCGATGTCGTCGACATCGGCAAGCTTTACGCTCAGACCGGAATGTTCACCTACGATCCGGGCTTCACCTCGACCGCGAGCTGCCAGTCCAAGATCACCTATATCGACGGCGACGCCGGCGTTCTCGAATATCGCGGTTATCCGATCGAGCAACTCGCCGAGAGGGGCGACTTCCTCGAGACTTGCTACCTGCTTCTGTACGGCGAATTGCCGACCAGGGCGCAGAAGGACGATTTCGACCTGCGCATCACCCGGCACACCATGGTGCACGAGCAGATGGCCCGGTTCTTCCAGGGCTTCCGCCGCGACGCGCATCCGATGGCCGTGATGGTCGGCGCGCTGGCGGCGTTCTATCACGACTCCACCGACATCAACGATCCGAAGCAGCGCATGATCGCGTCGATGCGGATGATCGCGAAGATCCCGACGCTGGCGGCGATGGCCTACAAGTACTCGATCGGCCAGCCGTTCATGTATCCGAAGAACTCGCTGTCCTTCGCCGGCAACTTCCTCCACATGTGCTTTGCGGTGCCGTGCGAGGAGTTCAAGGTCAACCCGGTTCTGTCGGCGGCGCTCGACAAGATCTTCACGCTGCACGCCGACCACGAGCAGAACGCCTCGACCTCGACGGTGCGCATCGCGGGCTCCTCGGGCGCCAACCCGTTCGCCTGCATCGCGGCCGGTATCGCCTGTCTGTGGGGCCCCGCGCATGGCGGCGCCAACGAGGCTGCGCTGGCGATGCTGAAGGAGATCGGCTCGGTCGACAACATTCCCGAGTTCATCACCAAGGTGAAGGACAAGAACTCGTCGGTGCGGCTGATGGGCTTCGGCCACCGGGTCTACAAGAACTACGATCCGCGCGCCAAGATCATGCAGCAGGTCTGCCACGAAGTGCTGGCCGAAACCGGCCATCACGGCGACCCGCTGTTGAAGGTGGCGATGGAGCTCGAAAAGATCGCTCTCAGCGATCCGTACTTCATCGACCGCAAGCTGTACCCGAACGTCGACTTCTATTCGGGTATCACGCTGAAGGCGATGGGCTTCCCGACCGACATGTTCACCGTGTTGTTCGCCGTGGCGCGCACCGTCGGCTGGATCAGCCAGTGGAGCGAAATGCTCGAGGATCCGCAGCAGAAGATCGGCCGCCCGCGCCAGCTCTTCACCGGCCACACCCGCCGGGAATATGTCGGCATCGACAAGCGCGACTGA
- the lpxB gene encoding lipid-A-disaccharide synthase: MTVATSTKAAVTQAAVRRLFVIATEESGDRLGAALMRALKQRLGDGVVFEGVGGRAMAEQGLVSLFPIEELSIMGISAVVRRLPSILRRIRSTAEAVLLAQPDMLIIIDSPDFTHRVARRVRARDPSIAIVNYVSPTVWAWRPGRARAMRRYVDHVLALLPFEPEEYRRLQGPPCTYVGHPLTEQIAHLRPSPTEQARRDAEPPVLVVLPGSRRSEIFHQMAVFGETLKRLQAEHGDLDLILPTVPHLREAVEAGVREWPVQPRIVVGDADKKAAFRIARAAFAKSGTVTLELALAQVPMVAVYKAGAMEAWIGKRVIRSASVILANLVVGDNVVPEFIQEDCVPEKLVPALREVLSDTPMRARQLAAFARIDDIMSTGAQTPSARAAEIVLNVLRQH; encoded by the coding sequence ATGACGGTCGCGACATCGACCAAAGCCGCGGTGACCCAAGCCGCGGTGCGCAGATTGTTCGTGATCGCGACGGAGGAATCCGGCGACCGGCTCGGCGCCGCGCTGATGCGGGCGCTGAAGCAGCGCCTCGGCGACGGCGTCGTGTTCGAAGGCGTCGGCGGACGGGCGATGGCCGAGCAGGGGCTGGTCTCGCTGTTTCCGATCGAGGAGCTGTCGATCATGGGGATCTCCGCCGTGGTCAGGCGGCTGCCCTCGATCCTGCGCCGGATCCGCAGCACGGCTGAAGCCGTGCTTCTCGCCCAGCCGGACATGCTGATCATCATCGACAGCCCGGACTTCACGCACCGCGTCGCGCGACGGGTGCGGGCGCGCGATCCGTCGATCGCGATCGTCAACTACGTGTCGCCGACGGTATGGGCCTGGCGGCCCGGCCGCGCCCGCGCGATGCGCCGCTATGTCGATCACGTGCTGGCGCTGCTGCCGTTCGAGCCGGAGGAATATCGCAGGCTGCAAGGCCCGCCCTGCACCTATGTGGGCCATCCGCTGACCGAGCAGATCGCCCATCTGCGCCCGAGCCCCACAGAGCAGGCGCGGCGCGACGCAGAGCCGCCGGTGCTGGTGGTGCTGCCGGGCAGCAGGCGCAGCGAGATCTTTCACCAGATGGCGGTTTTCGGCGAGACGCTGAAGCGGCTGCAGGCGGAGCACGGCGATCTCGACCTGATCCTGCCGACGGTGCCGCATCTGCGCGAGGCGGTCGAGGCGGGGGTGCGCGAATGGCCGGTGCAGCCGCGGATCGTGGTCGGCGATGCCGACAAGAAGGCGGCGTTTCGAATCGCGCGTGCGGCGTTCGCCAAATCCGGCACGGTGACGCTCGAACTGGCGCTGGCGCAGGTGCCGATGGTGGCGGTCTACAAGGCCGGCGCGATGGAGGCGTGGATCGGCAAGCGGGTGATCCGCTCGGCCTCGGTGATCCTCGCCAATCTCGTGGTCGGCGATAACGTCGTTCCGGAATTCATCCAGGAGGACTGCGTGCCGGAGAAGCTGGTGCCGGCGCTACGCGAGGTGCTGTCCGACACGCCGATGCGCGCGCGACAACTCGCGGCCTTCGCCCGGATCGACGACATCATGTCGACCGGCGCACAGACGCCGAGCGCGCGCGCGGCCGAGATTGTCCTGAACGTACTTCGCCAACACTGA
- a CDS encoding nucleoside deaminase, giving the protein MTKSPIKAASSLDTLFASATVVHRRNFLTTGAAAFGAAMLPAGATVAEAKPLAAAAITEQDRQHMTQAIALMRKAGVVEKTGGAFGAVIVRDGEVLAATGNSVLRDNDPSAHAEVNAIRAACKKVGAPNLRGATMYTSCECCPMCYATAYWARLDRIFFAASWTDYADLFDDSNIGADMKKPYAKRKVRIAQMMRSDAQKVWQEFRTLPDRARY; this is encoded by the coding sequence ATGACCAAATCACCGATCAAAGCTGCGTCGTCGCTCGACACGTTGTTCGCATCAGCGACCGTCGTCCACCGCAGGAATTTCCTCACAACCGGCGCTGCGGCATTCGGCGCTGCGATGTTGCCGGCAGGCGCGACGGTTGCGGAGGCCAAGCCGCTGGCCGCTGCCGCTATCACCGAGCAGGATCGCCAGCACATGACCCAGGCGATCGCGCTGATGCGCAAGGCCGGCGTCGTCGAAAAGACCGGCGGCGCGTTCGGGGCCGTGATCGTACGCGATGGCGAAGTGCTCGCGGCGACAGGCAACAGCGTGCTGCGCGACAACGACCCGTCGGCGCACGCCGAAGTCAATGCGATCCGCGCCGCGTGCAAGAAAGTCGGCGCGCCGAACCTGCGCGGCGCGACCATGTACACCAGCTGCGAATGTTGCCCGATGTGCTACGCGACGGCCTATTGGGCGCGGCTCGACCGGATCTTCTTCGCGGCGTCTTGGACCGACTACGCCGATCTGTTCGACGATTCGAACATCGGCGCCGATATGAAGAAACCCTACGCCAAGCGCAAAGTTCGAATCGCTCAGATGATGCGGAGCGATGCGCAGAAGGTTTGGCAGGAATTCCGCACGCTGCCCGATCGCGCGCGCTACTGA